A part of Oncorhynchus kisutch isolate 150728-3 linkage group LG2, Okis_V2, whole genome shotgun sequence genomic DNA contains:
- the chmp2ba gene encoding charged multivesicular body protein 2Ba, producing the protein MASLFKKKTVDDIIKEQTKELRGTQRQITRDRAALEKQEKQMEMEIKKMAKSGNREACKILAKQLVQLRKQKNRTYAVSSKVTSMSTQTKVMNSQMKMAGAMSATAKTMQAVNKKMDPQKTLQTMQDFQKENMKMGMTEDMINDTLDEIFDESGDEEESQDIVNQVLDEIGIEISGKMVRAPAAGNNLPSASPKRKTQISDDEIERQLRALGVD; encoded by the exons ATGGCATCTCTATTCAAGAAGAAGACAGTCGATG acattaTAAAGGAACAGACTAAGGAGCTTCGTGGTACTCAGAGACAGATCACTAGAGACAGAGCTGCTCTGGAGAAACAAGAGAAACaaatg GAGATGGAGATAAAGAAGATGGCTAAGTCTGGGAACCGGGAGGCCTGCAAGATCCTGGCCAAGCAGCTGGTCCAGCTGAGGAAGCAGAAGAACAGGACCTACGCCGTCAGTTCAAAGGTCACCTCCATGTCTACACAGACCAAGGTCATGAACTCCCAGATGAAGATGGCAGGAGCCATGTCTGCTACAGCTAAG ACAATGCAGGCGGTGAACAAGAAGATGGATCCTCAGAAGACCCTCCAGACCATGCAGGACTTCCAGAAGGAGAACATGAAGATGGGCATGACAGAGGACATGA tCAACGATACGTTAGATGAGATATTTGACGAATCAGGTGATGAGGAAGAATCTCAGGACATTGTGAACCAGGTTCTGGACGAGATTGGCATTGAGATCTCTGGAAAG atggtGAGAGCCCCAGCAGCAGGGAACAATCTCCCCTCTGCCTCTCCTAAACGGAAAACACAGATCTCTGACgatgagatagagagacagcTCAGAGCACTGGGAGTGgactaa
- the LOC109902944 gene encoding transcription cofactor vestigial-like protein 3 has protein sequence MSCLDVMFHQSYGGHYLPASSAAAAAYKAAYYHHQHQQQKKLGVYSRMQQDSTEQQFPGGRQQQQRGGGGGRQAGEKGVQQGLEVSGLGGTWRSGKDSQPAEAEYLSSRCVLFTYFHGNIEDVVDEHFSRALSQPSTFTGETRSSRCTPMHTSASAGLWKDSVSLSEGQCNSLSSSLWGGGYQSQTNPCLPIHPDFSPIPAGFHAPDRALWTGHALPQPSLPPPTSIPDPWAYSLSPQTSASCTHVHDVYPPTHPHTHMHPRHTHTVLHPHPSHDPGLNPRFSPLLLTGVKTQSPLAHSPAGHSTHSNTHSNTHSSQSPGIHSGVKTEVEQASPPTLTPSAWPTALHTPMDIYDSGLDQDKVKAVWF, from the exons ATGAGTTGTCTGGATGTGATGTTTCACCAGAGTTATGGAGGCCACTACCTCCCTGCGtcttcagcagcagcagcagcctacAAAGCAGCATACTATCACCATCAGCACCAGCAACAG AAGAAGCTGGGTGTTTACAGTAGGATGCAGCAGGACAGCACCGAGCAGCAGTTTCCAGGGGGGAGACAGCAACAGCAgcgtgggggtggaggggggaggcaggctggggagaAGGGGGTCCAACAGGGCCTGGAGGTTTCTGGGCTGGGGGGCACTTGGAGGTCTGGGAAGGACAGCCAGCCGGCTGAGGCAGAGTACCTGAGCTCCAGGTGTGTCCTGTTCACCTATTTCCACGGCAACATCGAGGACGTGGTGGATGAGCATTTCTCCAGGGCTCTGAGCCAACCCAGCACCTTCACTGGAGAGACCAGGAGCTCCAGGTGCACACCCATGCACACCTCTGCCTCGGCTGGACTGTGGAAAG ACAGTGTATCTCTCTCAGAAGGCCAGTGTaattctctgtcctcttctctgtgGGGTGGAGGTTACCAGTCCCAGACCAACCCCTGTCTGCCCATCCACCCAGACTTCTCCCCCATCCCTGCAGGCTTCCATGCCCCAGACAGAGCTCTGTGGACAGGCCACGCTCTGCCCCAgcccagcctccctcctccaaccTCTATCCCTGACCCCTGGGCCTACAGCCTCAGCCCCCAGACCTCCGCCAGCTGCACACACGTCCACGACgtctacccacccacacaccctcacacacacatgcacccccggcacacacacacagtattacatCCCCACCCGTCCCATGACCCAGGCCTAAACCCCAGGTTCAGCCCTCTGCTCCTGACTGGTGTGAAGACTCAGAGCCCCCTAGCCCACAGCCCTGCTGGACAcagcacacacagtaacacacacagtaacacacacagcagccagAGCCCAGGGATACACAGTGGTGTGAAGACAGAGGTGGAGCAGGCCAGCcccccaaccctgaccccctcagcCTGGCCCACAGCTCTACACACACCCATGGATATCTACGACTCAG GTCTGGATCAGGACAAAGTGAAGGCTGTTTGGTTCTGA